In one Gossypium hirsutum isolate 1008001.06 chromosome D09, Gossypium_hirsutum_v2.1, whole genome shotgun sequence genomic region, the following are encoded:
- the LOC107891681 gene encoding late embryogenesis abundant protein D-7 isoform X1: MASHEQSYKAGRAEGRAHEKGEQMKESMKEKAEAAKQKTMETAEAAKQKTMETAEAAKQKTRGAAETTNDKTKQTAGAARGKAEETKETSGGILQQAGEKVRNAAQGATDAVKHTFGMADADEDEHNYPATVTRKD, from the exons atggcgTCTCATGAACAGAGTTACAAAGCTGGTCGAGCTGAAGGCCGAGCTcat GAAAAGGGTGAGCAAATGAAGGAGAGCATGAAGGAGAAAGCAGAAGCAGCGAAGCAAAAGACAATGGAGACAGCAGAAGCAGCGAAGCAAAAGACAATGGAGACAGCAGAAGCAGCGAAGCAGAAGACCAGAGGGGCCGCCGAGACAACCAACGACAAGACAAAACAGACAGCGGGAGCTGCTAGAGGGAAGGCGGAGGAAACCAAGGAGACAAGCGGGGGGATACTGCAGCAGGCGGGGGAGAAAGTGAGGAACGCGGCACAAGGTGCGACTGATGCGGTGAAACATACCTTTGGAATGGCTGATGCCGATGAGGATGAACATAATTATCCGGCTACTGTTACTAGGAAGGATTAG
- the LOC107891681 gene encoding late embryogenesis abundant protein D-7 isoform X3 codes for MASHEQSYKAGRAEGRAHEKGEQMKESMKEKAEAAKQKTMETAEAAKQKTRGAAETTNDKTKQTAGAARGKAEETKETSGGILQQAGEKVRNAAQGATDAVKHTFGMADADEDEHNYPATVTRKD; via the exons atggcgTCTCATGAACAGAGTTACAAAGCTGGTCGAGCTGAAGGCCGAGCTcat GAAAAGGGTGAGCAAATGAAGGAGAGCATGAAGGAGAAAGCAGAAGCAGCGAAGCAAAAGACAATGGAGACAGC AGAAGCAGCGAAGCAGAAGACCAGAGGGGCCGCCGAGACAACCAACGACAAGACAAAACAGACAGCGGGAGCTGCTAGAGGGAAGGCGGAGGAAACCAAGGAGACAAGCGGGGGGATACTGCAGCAGGCGGGGGAGAAAGTGAGGAACGCGGCACAAGGTGCGACTGATGCGGTGAAACATACCTTTGGAATGGCTGATGCCGATGAGGATGAACATAATTATCCGGCTACTGTTACTAGGAAGGATTAG
- the LOC107891681 gene encoding late embryogenesis abundant protein D-7 isoform X2, with protein MASHEQSYKAGRAEGRAHEKGEQMKESMKEKAEAAKQKTMETAEAAKQKTRGAAETTNDKTKQTAGAARGKAEETKETSGGILQQAGEKVRNAAQGATDAVKHTFGMADADEDEHNYPATVTRKD; from the exons atggcgTCTCATGAACAGAGTTACAAAGCTGGTCGAGCTGAAGGCCGAGCTcat GAAAAGGGTGAGCAAATGAAGGAGAGCATGAAGGAGAA AGCAGAAGCAGCGAAGCAAAAGACAATGGAGACAGCAGAAGCAGCGAAGCAGAAGACCAGAGGGGCCGCCGAGACAACCAACGACAAGACAAAACAGACAGCGGGAGCTGCTAGAGGGAAGGCGGAGGAAACCAAGGAGACAAGCGGGGGGATACTGCAGCAGGCGGGGGAGAAAGTGAGGAACGCGGCACAAGGTGCGACTGATGCGGTGAAACATACCTTTGGAATGGCTGATGCCGATGAGGATGAACATAATTATCCGGCTACTGTTACTAGGAAGGATTAG